A stretch of Candidatus Binatus sp. DNA encodes these proteins:
- a CDS encoding CaiB/BaiF CoA-transferase family protein translates to MTDARPLSDVKILDFMWVMAGPASTRILADYGATIVRIESPTRIDTARTLQPFHGNALGPDSSGLFANCNAGKFGISIDLGNPAARDLVFDLVRWADVVTESFSPKAMRAWGYDYESIRKVKPDIIMLSSCLMGQTGPLAKIAGFGNMAAAIAGFHNLTGWPDQPPAGPFGAYTDYVAPRFTAMALIAALDHHRRTGEGQYIDQSQAECAIHFLAPAILDYTANGRVAGRVGNADYEFAPHGVYPAAGEDRWVAIACRHDDDWRRLCSAIGREDLARDARYSSAAQRREHRAALDSAIAAWSKSRDPVEAETILQARGVPAHQVQNSAETYRDPQLLHRGHFVDLDHPTLGKFTVEGPRAKLSRTPAEVRRAAPTLGQHNQYVLEEILKYDEAKITELATAGVLG, encoded by the coding sequence ATGACGGATGCGCGCCCGCTCAGCGACGTGAAGATTCTCGACTTCATGTGGGTGATGGCAGGGCCCGCCTCGACGCGCATCCTCGCCGACTATGGCGCCACGATCGTGCGAATCGAATCGCCGACGCGCATCGATACCGCGCGCACGCTGCAGCCGTTTCATGGCAACGCGCTCGGTCCCGACAGTTCCGGACTGTTCGCCAATTGCAACGCCGGCAAGTTCGGCATCTCGATCGATCTCGGCAATCCGGCGGCGCGCGATCTGGTTTTCGATCTCGTGCGATGGGCCGACGTGGTCACGGAGTCCTTCTCGCCCAAGGCGATGCGCGCGTGGGGCTACGACTACGAATCGATCCGCAAGGTGAAGCCAGACATCATCATGCTGAGTTCGTGCCTGATGGGTCAGACGGGACCGCTCGCGAAAATCGCCGGCTTCGGCAACATGGCGGCCGCCATAGCGGGATTCCACAATCTCACTGGATGGCCCGATCAACCGCCAGCCGGGCCGTTCGGCGCGTACACCGATTACGTTGCGCCGCGCTTCACCGCGATGGCGCTGATCGCTGCGCTCGATCACCATCGTCGCACCGGCGAGGGCCAGTATATCGATCAGTCACAAGCCGAATGCGCGATTCATTTCCTGGCGCCCGCGATTCTCGACTACACCGCCAACGGGCGGGTTGCCGGACGCGTCGGCAACGCCGACTATGAGTTCGCGCCGCATGGCGTGTATCCCGCGGCGGGCGAGGATCGATGGGTCGCGATCGCGTGCCGCCACGACGACGATTGGCGCCGCCTGTGCTCGGCGATAGGTCGCGAGGATCTCGCTCGCGACGCGCGCTACAGTTCCGCTGCGCAAAGACGCGAGCATCGCGCGGCGCTCGATTCGGCGATCGCGGCGTGGAGCAAATCGCGCGATCCGGTCGAAGCGGAAACGATCCTTCAGGCGCGCGGCGTGCCCGCGCACCAGGTGCAGAACAGCGCCGAGACCTATCGCGATCCGCAGTTGCTTCATCGCGGACATTTCGTCGATCTCGATCATCCGACGCTCGGCAAATTCACGGTCGAGGGTCCGCGCGCGAAACTTTCGCGCACGCCGGCCGAAGTGCGCCGCGCCGCGCCGACGCTCGGCCAGCACAATCAGTATGTGCTCGAAGAAATCCTGAAATATGACGAGGCGAAGATCACCGAGTTGGCGACAGCCGGCGTGCTCGGTTAG
- a CDS encoding acyl-CoA dehydrogenase family protein — MDFALTGEQELLRDTLRDFARRELLPGYAARDKDEDLPPALVKKLGELGVLAPMVDAKHGGSGLDYVALGIAHEEIARGDFNAAYVLLLSALVGAIIARSADARQQAVFLPPICRGDLIPALGVTEPSGGSDAAHVKMQARRDGDSYLLTGEKTSISFSSCAGAALVMARTGTLEEGARGVSAFYVDLNSPGVTRTRFRDLGSRAIGRGQLFFDSVRVPAESRVGAEGAGFIQVMQGFDFSRSLIGLMCIGAAQQSVDETCAYVAEREAFGAPLARFEGVSFPLAEAAVRLRAARLLCYEALWLKDRGEPHGWLSAGAKWLAPELSAQVLHQCLLLHGHLGFSLDLPHQQRMRDVIGLEIGDGTAQIMKTLVAREIIGKVARPY; from the coding sequence ATGGATTTTGCACTCACCGGCGAGCAGGAACTGCTCCGGGATACGTTGCGCGATTTCGCGCGCCGCGAGTTGCTGCCCGGCTACGCTGCGCGCGACAAGGACGAAGATCTGCCGCCGGCGCTGGTGAAGAAACTTGGCGAACTTGGCGTACTTGCGCCGATGGTCGATGCCAAGCACGGCGGCTCTGGCCTGGATTACGTCGCGCTTGGCATCGCGCACGAAGAAATTGCGCGCGGCGACTTCAACGCCGCGTACGTATTGCTGTTGTCGGCGCTGGTCGGCGCGATCATCGCGCGCAGTGCCGATGCCCGCCAGCAAGCCGTGTTTCTGCCGCCGATTTGCCGCGGCGACCTGATTCCCGCGCTCGGCGTGACCGAGCCGTCGGGCGGTTCCGATGCCGCCCACGTCAAAATGCAGGCGCGCCGCGACGGCGATAGCTATCTGCTCACCGGCGAGAAAACTTCGATCTCGTTTTCGTCATGTGCCGGCGCCGCACTGGTGATGGCGCGCACCGGCACGCTCGAAGAAGGCGCGCGCGGTGTGAGCGCATTTTACGTCGATCTCAATTCGCCCGGCGTGACGCGCACTCGTTTCCGCGACCTCGGCTCGCGCGCGATCGGACGCGGCCAGTTATTTTTCGATTCGGTCCGCGTGCCGGCGGAATCGCGCGTCGGCGCGGAGGGCGCGGGCTTCATCCAGGTGATGCAGGGCTTCGATTTCAGCCGCTCATTGATTGGCCTGATGTGTATCGGCGCGGCGCAGCAGAGCGTCGATGAAACCTGCGCGTACGTCGCCGAGCGCGAGGCATTCGGCGCGCCGCTTGCGCGCTTTGAAGGCGTCTCGTTCCCGCTCGCCGAAGCTGCGGTGCGACTGCGCGCCGCGCGACTTCTTTGTTACGAGGCGCTCTGGCTCAAGGATCGCGGCGAGCCGCACGGCTGGCTGTCGGCGGGCGCAAAGTGGCTCGCGCCCGAGTTGTCCGCGCAGGTGCTGCATCAATGCCTCCTGCTGCACGGCCACCTGGGTTTCAGCCTCGACTTGCCGCATCAGCAGCGGATGCGCGATGTGATCGGCCTCGAGATCGGCGACGGCACCGCGCAGATCATGAAGACGCTGGTCGCGCGCGAGATTATCGGCAAAGTCGCGCGCCCCTACTAG
- a CDS encoding MOSC domain-containing protein has protein sequence MRYFAGMEKIGRVAEIWRYPVKSMAGERLERASVGTRGIPGDRGWALRDEKAGEIRGAKKMPALMKCQAHYVSEPSATEIPAAEITLPDGAKFKTGAPDANQKLSDLLGRPVTLWPLQPVTAREHYRRSAPDNPDMMQELRQIFGRLENEPIPDISMFGPEILEFTSPLGTYFDVMPIHLVTTASIEKLRELTPGAKIDVRRFRPNVLIETNAGMTGLVEANWTGRTLRIGAARIKIEMPCVRCVMTTLEQIDLPKDPSVLRTIVRDADQNVGSYCTVAGGGAFAIGDDVALE, from the coding sequence ATGCGGTACTTTGCCGGCATGGAAAAAATCGGACGTGTCGCAGAAATTTGGCGCTATCCCGTGAAGTCGATGGCCGGCGAACGGCTCGAGCGCGCTTCGGTGGGGACGCGCGGAATTCCGGGCGATCGCGGATGGGCGCTGCGCGATGAGAAAGCCGGTGAGATTCGCGGCGCGAAAAAAATGCCCGCCTTGATGAAATGTCAGGCGCACTACGTCAGCGAACCATCGGCAACCGAAATTCCGGCGGCGGAAATCACGCTCCCCGACGGCGCCAAATTCAAGACCGGCGCTCCCGACGCAAATCAAAAACTTTCCGATCTGCTCGGACGGCCGGTGACGCTGTGGCCGCTTCAGCCCGTCACGGCACGCGAGCACTACCGCCGCTCCGCGCCCGACAATCCCGACATGATGCAGGAACTGCGGCAAATTTTCGGCCGCCTCGAAAACGAACCGATTCCCGACATTTCGATGTTCGGTCCCGAGATTCTCGAATTCACTTCGCCGCTCGGAACCTACTTCGACGTGATGCCAATTCATCTCGTCACTACCGCGTCGATCGAAAAGCTGCGCGAGCTTACGCCCGGCGCGAAGATCGACGTGCGCCGCTTCCGCCCCAACGTATTGATCGAGACGAACGCGGGGATGACTGGTCTGGTCGAGGCGAACTGGACCGGCCGCACGCTCAGAATCGGCGCGGCGCGAATCAAGATCGAGATGCCGTGCGTGCGCTGCGTGATGACGACGCTCGAGCAGATCGATTTGCCGAAGGATCCCTCCGTGCTGCGCACTATCGTGCGCGATGCTGACCAGAATGTCGGCTCGTATTGCACAGTCGCCGGCGGCGGCGCGTTCGCAATCGGCGACGACGTCGCGCTCGAGTAG
- a CDS encoding cobalamin-independent methionine synthase II family protein, whose protein sequence is MRRTENRILTTHAGSLPRPAALVEMLVRKSRGEEPDGASMAQLIEESTRSAIRKQLEAGIDVGNNGEQSRESFFTHVRHRMTGFGGRSERPIMRDLVEYPTYRQLMAPLFQRTMVDLLHAPKAIGEVKYRDRSEVEFECSETLRLLAEQQSKFVEPFMTAPSPGIIASAMLNEYYSNYENYVNAVASALKTEYQCIAANGFVLQIDAPDLAMERHTSYADRPLKEFLEYVETNVEATNRALEGIDAEQVRLHVCWGNYEAPHDLDVPLGEILPILYRAKAGALVLEAANPRHQHEYRCFKQCPMPEHMSLVTGVIDTKTNYVEHPETIADRLERAAMAVGDPRRIMAATDCGFETSAGLGEVVEEVVWAKLRAMREGADLASERLLRN, encoded by the coding sequence ATGCGTCGCACGGAAAACCGGATTCTGACGACTCATGCGGGCAGCCTGCCGCGTCCCGCGGCGCTGGTCGAGATGCTGGTGCGAAAGAGCCGCGGCGAAGAGCCCGACGGCGCGTCGATGGCGCAGTTGATCGAGGAATCGACTCGCAGCGCGATTCGCAAGCAGCTTGAGGCGGGAATCGACGTCGGCAACAACGGCGAGCAATCGCGCGAGAGTTTTTTCACCCACGTGCGGCATCGGATGACCGGCTTCGGCGGGCGCAGCGAGCGGCCGATCATGCGCGATTTGGTGGAGTATCCGACCTATCGGCAACTGATGGCGCCCTTATTTCAGCGCACGATGGTGGATCTGCTGCACGCGCCGAAGGCGATCGGCGAGGTCAAGTATCGCGATCGCAGCGAAGTCGAATTCGAGTGCAGCGAGACGCTTCGCCTGCTCGCGGAGCAGCAATCGAAGTTCGTCGAACCATTCATGACGGCGCCGTCGCCGGGAATAATCGCGTCTGCAATGCTCAATGAGTATTACTCGAACTATGAGAACTATGTAAATGCAGTAGCTAGTGCGCTCAAGACTGAGTATCAGTGTATAGCCGCGAACGGATTCGTGCTGCAGATCGACGCGCCCGATCTGGCGATGGAACGGCACACGTCATACGCGGATCGTCCGCTGAAGGAATTTCTCGAATACGTCGAAACGAATGTCGAGGCGACCAATCGCGCGCTCGAGGGCATCGATGCGGAGCAGGTCAGGCTGCACGTATGCTGGGGCAACTACGAAGCGCCGCACGATCTCGATGTACCGCTGGGCGAAATTCTACCGATTCTGTATCGCGCGAAGGCGGGGGCGCTGGTGCTGGAAGCGGCAAACCCGCGCCATCAGCACGAATATCGCTGCTTCAAGCAGTGTCCGATGCCGGAGCACATGAGCCTGGTGACGGGCGTGATCGACACGAAGACGAACTACGTCGAGCATCCTGAAACCATTGCCGATCGGCTCGAGCGTGCGGCGATGGCGGTCGGCGATCCGCGGCGCATCATGGCGGCTACGGATTGCGGCTTCGAGACTTCGGCAGGGCTCGGCGAAGTCGTGGAGGAAGTGGTGTGGGCGAAATTGCGCGCGATGCGCGAGGGCGCCGATCTCGCATCGGAGCGGCTGCTTAGGAACTGA
- a CDS encoding VOC family protein has protein sequence MDRCASPKLRAEVTMFQGIDHFVVVVSELESAIASFTAAGFTVVRGGKHNIGTHNALIVFADGAYIELIAFLNPVPGHPWQVALEKGGGIIDFCMQTDDLGADVEALRRAGAAMGDRSAMSRERPDGYRVSWVLSIPQPPFNGRVPFLIKDDTPRDERVPRDRSHPNGATGIRTLAIAVEDPGDTSRYYARVLGRPGLPVHRPELEAAGVSFKIGSNAVQLLASKTEDGPLARWIRERGQSVYEVVLASANGSKASLDPALLQGARIRME, from the coding sequence TTGGACAGGTGCGCATCGCCCAAGTTGCGCGCCGAGGTCACCATGTTCCAGGGCATCGATCATTTTGTCGTCGTCGTGAGCGAACTCGAATCCGCGATCGCGAGCTTCACGGCGGCCGGCTTCACCGTCGTGCGCGGCGGCAAGCATAACATCGGCACGCACAACGCGCTGATCGTATTCGCCGACGGCGCCTATATCGAGCTGATCGCATTCCTGAATCCGGTGCCGGGGCATCCGTGGCAAGTCGCGCTCGAGAAGGGCGGCGGCATTATCGATTTCTGCATGCAGACCGACGACCTTGGCGCCGATGTCGAAGCATTGCGGCGCGCCGGCGCAGCGATGGGCGATCGGTCTGCGATGTCGCGCGAGCGGCCTGACGGCTACCGTGTCAGTTGGGTGCTTTCGATCCCGCAGCCGCCCTTCAACGGGCGCGTTCCTTTTCTTATCAAGGATGACACGCCGCGCGACGAACGCGTTCCGCGCGATCGCTCGCATCCGAACGGGGCCACGGGCATTCGCACTCTTGCGATCGCGGTCGAAGATCCGGGGGACACCAGTCGCTACTACGCGCGCGTGCTCGGGCGACCGGGCTTGCCGGTGCATCGCCCCGAGCTCGAAGCCGCTGGCGTCAGCTTCAAGATTGGATCGAACGCAGTGCAACTGCTTGCGTCCAAAACGGAAGATGGTCCGCTCGCGCGATGGATTCGCGAGCGCGGTCAATCCGTGTATGAAGTGGTGCTGGCGAGCGCGAACGGTAGCAAGGCCTCGCTCGATCCGGCGCTGCTGCAAGGCGCGCGCATCCGAATGGAATAA
- a CDS encoding LLM class flavin-dependent oxidoreductase produces MPTGKVSFGFTIPQRGVFFDIATWPQMLALARDADKNPLFDSIWVGDSVMAKPRPESIALLGALSSATERLRLGVGCMASFPIRDPIVFAYQWATLDLISSGRMQLAACTGIVAGGVSAKEGGVFGIKDGQRGNRMAENIAICRRLWNEDNVSFAGKYRSFEGVTITPRPIQQPCPIWIAANPPPNQSEIPLRRVARIADGWMTVQIFPGMLGALWSKLSDYLKDEGKDPATFPNIAYHNININPDRNAALDESKRFLDLYYGPVFAPQMVEAWTAAGTPAQCADHLRALIRDGAKSITLRITSWDQRGQYDRLVNEVLPLLLG; encoded by the coding sequence ATGCCGACCGGAAAAGTAAGTTTCGGTTTCACGATTCCGCAGCGCGGCGTCTTTTTCGACATCGCGACGTGGCCGCAGATGCTCGCGCTCGCGCGCGACGCCGACAAAAATCCGCTGTTCGATTCAATCTGGGTCGGCGACTCCGTGATGGCCAAGCCGCGCCCCGAATCGATCGCGCTGCTGGGCGCACTTTCCAGCGCGACCGAGCGCCTCAGACTCGGCGTCGGATGCATGGCGAGCTTTCCGATTCGCGATCCGATCGTTTTCGCGTACCAGTGGGCCACGCTCGATCTCATTTCCAGCGGCCGAATGCAGCTAGCCGCATGCACCGGAATTGTCGCGGGCGGAGTGAGCGCGAAAGAGGGGGGCGTCTTTGGGATCAAGGACGGCCAGCGTGGAAATCGGATGGCGGAGAACATCGCGATCTGCCGCCGCCTCTGGAACGAGGACAACGTGAGCTTCGCCGGCAAGTATCGCTCGTTCGAAGGCGTCACGATTACTCCGCGCCCGATTCAGCAGCCGTGTCCGATCTGGATCGCGGCGAATCCGCCGCCGAATCAATCTGAGATTCCGCTGCGGCGCGTCGCTAGAATCGCCGACGGCTGGATGACGGTGCAGATTTTTCCCGGGATGCTCGGCGCGCTGTGGTCGAAGCTGTCCGATTATCTGAAGGATGAAGGCAAGGACCCGGCGACGTTTCCGAATATCGCGTATCACAACATCAATATAAATCCCGATCGCAACGCTGCGCTCGACGAATCGAAACGCTTTCTCGATCTCTACTACGGGCCGGTTTTCGCTCCGCAAATGGTCGAGGCGTGGACCGCCGCCGGCACGCCGGCGCAATGCGCCGATCACTTGCGCGCGCTCATCCGCGACGGCGCCAAGTCGATCACGCTGCGCATCACGTCGTGGGATCAGCGCGGCCAATACGATCGCCTGGTGAATGAAGTCCTGCCGCTGCTGCTGGGTTAG
- a CDS encoding MFS transporter, with amino-acid sequence MAVEAPGHSQRKLAIAGMAGNILEWYDFSIYGFFAYAIGENFFPSQSKATSLIDAFGVFAAGFLMRPVGALLFGHVGDRYGRQRALTLSVVAMAIPTVTIGLLPTYHQIGVAAPVLLVILRLIQGLSVGGEYTTSVIFMIEGAHSDRRGMMGALGAAAAFGGVMLGSAVGAIVASLMSQQALAAWGWRLPFLAGITIGIAGYIIRRELRNVSDLPPVKPPPMLEVLRAQWPRVLQVAGFKVLESVGFYLMFVYAATYLTEIVGITKTQALTINTIGMAAAVLMLPVAGAISDRIGRKPMLLASAAAIIVFAWPLFNLMWHPKLGAPLLSQIIFATLVALFVGVAPVTAAEAFPANVRCTGVGLSHNLCMALLGGTAPMVATYLIDKTDNEMVPPMYMIAAAIVSALFVLSMKETGKTALAE; translated from the coding sequence GTGGCCGTTGAAGCTCCGGGCCATTCCCAGCGCAAGCTTGCGATCGCGGGCATGGCCGGCAACATCCTCGAGTGGTACGACTTTTCGATCTACGGATTTTTCGCGTACGCGATCGGCGAAAATTTTTTCCCGTCGCAGAGCAAAGCCACCTCGCTGATCGACGCGTTCGGCGTGTTCGCCGCGGGTTTCCTGATGCGCCCGGTCGGCGCACTGCTCTTCGGCCACGTCGGCGATCGCTACGGGCGGCAGCGCGCGCTGACGTTGTCGGTGGTTGCGATGGCAATTCCAACCGTCACCATCGGCCTGCTGCCGACCTATCATCAGATCGGCGTCGCCGCGCCCGTCCTGCTTGTCATCCTGCGCCTGATCCAGGGCCTGTCGGTCGGCGGCGAATACACCACCTCGGTGATATTCATGATTGAAGGCGCGCACAGCGACCGGCGCGGCATGATGGGTGCGCTCGGCGCCGCGGCCGCGTTCGGCGGCGTGATGCTCGGTTCTGCGGTGGGCGCGATCGTTGCCTCGCTGATGTCGCAACAGGCGCTCGCGGCGTGGGGATGGCGCCTGCCATTTCTGGCCGGCATCACGATCGGCATCGCCGGCTATATCATCCGCCGCGAACTGCGCAACGTCAGCGATCTGCCGCCGGTCAAGCCGCCGCCGATGCTCGAAGTGCTGCGCGCGCAATGGCCGCGCGTGCTGCAGGTCGCCGGCTTCAAGGTGCTCGAGTCGGTCGGCTTCTACCTGATGTTCGTGTACGCGGCGACTTATCTCACTGAAATCGTCGGCATCACGAAAACCCAGGCGCTCACGATCAACACCATCGGGATGGCCGCCGCGGTTCTGATGCTGCCGGTCGCCGGCGCGATTTCCGATCGAATCGGGCGCAAGCCGATGCTCTTGGCGTCGGCCGCCGCGATCATCGTGTTCGCGTGGCCGCTCTTCAATTTGATGTGGCATCCGAAACTCGGTGCGCCGCTGCTGAGCCAAATTATATTCGCGACACTGGTCGCGTTGTTCGTCGGCGTCGCTCCGGTGACTGCGGCTGAAGCATTCCCGGCCAACGTGCGATGCACCGGCGTCGGACTCAGCCACAATCTCTGCATGGCGCTGCTCGGCGGAACCGCGCCGATGGTCGCGACCTATCTGATCGACAAGACCGACAACGAGATGGTGCCGCCGATGTACATGATCGCGGCGGCGATCGTGTCGGCGCTGTTCGTGCTCAGCATGAAAGAGACGGGGAAAACCGCTCTCGCCGAATGA
- a CDS encoding CaiB/BaiF CoA-transferase family protein, which yields MSVLSPYRVLDLATERGLLCGQLLGDMGADVIKVEPPGGSSARSIGPFFNDQPHPDRSLYWWAYNRSKRSITLDLEREQGRDIFRRLAARADFLIESDNPGYLAERGLAFPDLSAINPRLIYASITAFGQDGPKASYADSDLIIMAAGGPLILAGDENRPPVRLSVPQAYLHACADTAVAMLAANHERVRTGLGQYIDVAAQQSVGMATQSYILAAALGSSEARRMAGGIKFGPLDIQLVWPAKDGYVAMTMLFGSALGVFTRRFMHYLCEQGFCDEATRDKDWIQYGEMLFDGSEPISEFERIKEIARTFTRSHTKDELLQLSVERGLLITPVTTIDEVVESTQLESRNYFQNVEHPELGASFRYPGPFVKFGATPIEYRRRPPTVGEHNREIYEAELGFSPREVSELKQKGII from the coding sequence ATGTCCGTGCTTAGTCCATATCGCGTGCTCGATCTGGCCACTGAGCGCGGCCTCTTGTGCGGCCAACTGCTCGGTGACATGGGCGCCGACGTGATCAAGGTCGAGCCGCCCGGCGGTTCCAGCGCGCGCAGCATCGGGCCGTTCTTCAACGATCAGCCGCATCCGGATCGCTCGCTCTACTGGTGGGCGTACAATCGCAGCAAGCGCAGCATCACGCTCGATCTCGAGCGCGAGCAGGGGCGCGACATTTTTCGCCGGCTGGCCGCGCGTGCGGATTTTCTGATCGAGTCGGACAATCCAGGCTACCTGGCGGAACGCGGTCTCGCTTTTCCCGATCTGAGCGCGATCAATCCACGGCTCATCTATGCGTCGATCACGGCGTTCGGACAGGACGGGCCCAAGGCGAGTTACGCCGACAGCGATTTGATCATCATGGCGGCGGGCGGTCCGTTGATTCTCGCTGGCGACGAAAATCGCCCGCCGGTGCGCCTCAGCGTGCCGCAAGCGTATCTGCACGCGTGCGCCGATACTGCTGTTGCGATGCTCGCGGCGAATCACGAGCGCGTTCGCACCGGCCTCGGACAGTATATAGATGTTGCGGCGCAGCAATCGGTCGGCATGGCGACGCAATCGTACATTCTCGCGGCGGCGCTCGGATCATCCGAAGCGCGTCGGATGGCGGGCGGCATCAAGTTCGGTCCGCTTGACATCCAACTGGTGTGGCCGGCGAAAGACGGGTACGTCGCGATGACGATGCTGTTCGGATCGGCGCTCGGCGTCTTCACCCGCCGCTTCATGCATTACCTCTGCGAGCAGGGTTTCTGCGATGAAGCGACGCGCGACAAGGATTGGATTCAGTACGGAGAGATGCTGTTCGATGGCAGCGAGCCGATTTCGGAATTCGAGCGCATCAAGGAAATCGCGCGGACATTTACGCGCAGCCACACCAAGGACGAACTGCTGCAACTGTCGGTCGAGCGCGGATTGCTGATCACGCCCGTGACGACGATCGACGAGGTGGTCGAGAGTACGCAGCTCGAGTCTCGCAATTATTTCCAGAACGTCGAGCATCCGGAACTGGGCGCGTCGTTTCGCTACCCCGGCCCGTTCGTAAAATTCGGCGCGACGCCGATCGAGTATCGGCGCCGGCCGCCAACTGTCGGCGAGCACAATCGCGAAATTTACGAAGCCGAACTGGGTTTCAGCCCGCGCGAAGTCTCCGAGTTGAAGCAGAAGGGGATCATCTGA
- a CDS encoding glucose 1-dehydrogenase, which produces MAGLLNGKSAIVTGAASGIGRAAALVFAREGARLIVADMAEERGVETVRLARENGAEAHFFKCDVSRAADVDALVAEAVKKFGRLDCAFNNAGIAGSQCKTADYDEAEFDQIIAVDLKGVWLCIRAEIRQFLAQKSPGAIVNTASAAGLVGAHSMPAYTAAKHGVVGLTKCAALEYARTGIRVNDVCPGVVDTPLVDGMVAGRPRLAAALEAAGPIGRKARPEEIAEAVAWLCSDAASFVTGCSMSVDGALTAQ; this is translated from the coding sequence ATGGCTGGATTGCTCAATGGCAAAAGCGCGATCGTCACCGGTGCCGCGTCGGGAATCGGCCGCGCCGCCGCGCTGGTCTTCGCAAGAGAAGGTGCGCGGCTGATCGTCGCCGACATGGCCGAGGAACGCGGCGTCGAAACCGTCCGCCTCGCGCGCGAAAACGGCGCCGAAGCGCATTTCTTCAAGTGCGACGTGTCGCGCGCCGCTGACGTCGATGCGCTCGTGGCCGAGGCCGTCAAGAAATTTGGCCGGCTCGATTGCGCGTTTAACAACGCGGGAATCGCAGGCTCGCAATGCAAGACCGCCGACTACGACGAAGCGGAGTTCGATCAAATCATCGCGGTCGATTTGAAAGGCGTATGGCTATGCATCCGCGCCGAAATCCGCCAGTTCCTAGCACAGAAGAGCCCCGGCGCGATCGTCAACACCGCGTCGGCGGCCGGCCTCGTCGGCGCGCACTCGATGCCCGCGTACACCGCCGCCAAGCACGGCGTCGTCGGCCTAACGAAATGCGCCGCGCTCGAGTACGCGCGCACCGGCATCCGCGTCAATGACGTATGCCCGGGCGTCGTTGATACGCCGCTTGTGGATGGCATGGTCGCGGGCCGCCCGCGCCTCGCGGCCGCTCTGGAAGCCGCCGGGCCAATCGGTCGCAAGGCGCGACCGGAAGAGATCGCCGAAGCCGTCGCGTGGCTCTGCTCCGACGCCGCGTCTTTCGTAACCGGATGCTCGATGAGCGTGGACGGCGCGCTGACGGCGCAGTAG
- a CDS encoding S-(hydroxymethyl)glutathione dehydrogenase/class III alcohol dehydrogenase, with the protein MKVNAAIANKAGEPLEIACVDLEGPKAGEVLVEIKATGVCHTDAFTLSGADPEGLFPSILGHEGAGVVIETGAGVTTLKRGDHVIPLYIPECRNCPACLSGKTNLCVAIRETQGRGVMPDGTSRFSRDGKMIHHYMGTSTFANFTVVPEIALARVREDAPFEKICYIGCGVTTGIGAVINTAKVQPGDRVVVFGLGGIGLNVVQGARLAGASMIVGIDLNPARKAIAEKFGMTHFVNPAEVEGDLVPYVVNLTRGGADFSFECIGNVTLMRQALECCQRGWGTSVIIGVAGAGQEISTRPFQLVTGRTWKGTAFGGARGRRDVPKIVDWYMDGRINIDDLITHVMPLEKINDAFHLMHEGKSIRSVVTFGDAKAA; encoded by the coding sequence GTGAAAGTGAATGCAGCAATCGCAAACAAGGCCGGCGAGCCGCTCGAAATCGCGTGCGTCGATCTCGAAGGTCCGAAGGCGGGCGAGGTGCTCGTCGAAATCAAGGCGACCGGCGTTTGTCACACCGACGCGTTTACGTTGTCGGGCGCCGATCCCGAGGGTCTGTTCCCGTCGATCCTGGGGCATGAGGGCGCAGGCGTCGTGATCGAAACCGGCGCGGGCGTCACCACCCTGAAGCGCGGCGATCACGTGATACCGCTCTACATCCCGGAATGCCGCAACTGTCCCGCGTGCCTGTCGGGCAAGACCAATCTGTGCGTCGCGATTCGTGAGACGCAGGGCCGCGGCGTGATGCCCGACGGCACCAGCCGTTTTTCTCGCGACGGCAAGATGATTCATCACTACATGGGCACCTCGACGTTCGCCAATTTCACGGTGGTGCCCGAGATCGCGCTCGCCAGAGTTCGCGAAGACGCGCCGTTCGAAAAAATTTGTTACATCGGATGCGGCGTCACGACGGGAATCGGCGCGGTGATCAATACGGCGAAGGTGCAGCCCGGCGATCGGGTGGTGGTGTTCGGCCTCGGCGGCATCGGCCTGAACGTCGTGCAAGGCGCGCGGCTGGCCGGCGCGTCGATGATCGTCGGCATCGATCTGAATCCGGCGCGCAAGGCGATCGCGGAAAAATTCGGGATGACGCACTTCGTCAATCCGGCCGAAGTCGAAGGCGACTTGGTGCCGTACGTCGTCAATCTCACGCGCGGTGGCGCGGACTTCTCGTTCGAATGCATCGGCAACGTGACGCTGATGCGCCAGGCGCTCGAATGCTGTCAGCGCGGATGGGGCACGTCGGTGATCATCGGCGTCGCGGGCGCGGGCCAGGAAATTTCGACGCGGCCATTTCAGCTCGTCACTGGCAGGACGTGGAAAGGCACTGCGTTCGGTGGCGCGCGGGGCCGGCGCGACGTTCCGAAAATCGTCGATTGGTACATGGACGGCCGCATCAACATCGACGATCTGATCACGCACGTGATGCCGCTCGAGAAAATCAACGACGCGTTTCACCTGATGCACGAGGGGAAATCGATTCGAAGCGTCGTGACGTTCGGCGATGCGAAGGCGGCGTGA